Proteins from one bacterium genomic window:
- a CDS encoding GIY-YIG nuclease family protein: MPDWYLYIARARTGHYYVGITTEPKRRIEDHNNGRGSRMAINQGPFVLVYTSDKILDQSTARKREIQVKGWSRKKKEKLISGEYKLSVT; encoded by the coding sequence ATGCCGGATTGGTATTTGTATATCGCCAGAGCAAGAACGGGACATTATTATGTTGGAATAACGACTGAACCGAAACGTCGAATAGAAGATCATAATAACGGCAGAGGTTCGAGAATGGCTATTAATCAAGGGCCGTTTGTTTTGGTGTATACGTCAGATAAAATATTAGACCAATCAACTGCTAGAAAAAGAGAAATTCAGGTAAAAGGATGGAGTCGAAAGAAAAAAGAAAAATTGATAAGTGGCGAATATAAATTGTCAGTCACATAA